In Solanum pennellii chromosome 3, SPENNV200, a single window of DNA contains:
- the LOC107015092 gene encoding spermine synthase, with translation MDGKENNGVNGSNKVGIPKCCLKARVIDPELEANCHSTVVSGWFSQTPTSFDGKEKVLYFNNPMWPGEAHSLKVEKVLFKGKSEFQEVLVFESASYGKVLVLDGIVQLTEKDECAYQEMIAHLPLCSIKSPKKVLVVGGGDGGVLREISRHSSVELIDICEIDKMVIDVSKKYFPDLAIGFEDPRVNLHVGDAVEFLKNTPEGKYDAIIVDSSDPVGPAIELVEGPFFAKIARALRPGGVLCNMAESMWLHTHLIQDMISICRETFSSVHYAWASVPTYPSGVIGFLLCSTEGPFVDFKHPVNPIEKLEGALQPQRELKFYNSEMHEAAFALPCFLRREVSGLRDSPRSAGSGVEI, from the exons ATGGATGGGAAGGAGAATAATGGTGTTAATGGTTCAAACAAAGTTGGTATTCCTAAATGTTGCTTGAAGGCTAGGGTAATTGATCCTGAACTTGAAGCCAATTGTCACTCTACTGTTGTTTCTGGATGGTTCTCTCAAACTCCTACATCATTTG ATGGAAAAGAGAAGGTACTGTACTTCAACAATCCAATGTGGCCAG GAGAAGCACATTCCCTGAAAGTAGAAAAGGTTTTATTCAAGGGAAAGTCAGAATTCCAGGAGGTTTTGGTTTTTGAG TCTGCATCCTATGGAAAAGTTCTAGTGCTAGATGGCATTGTTCAGTTGACTGAGAAAGATGAATGTGCCTATCAGGAGATGATAGCCCATCTTCCTCTTTGTTCAATCAAATCTCCTAAGAAG GTTCTGGTTGTTGGGGGTGGTGATGGTGGAGTTCTAAGGGAAATTTCTCGACACAGCTCTGTGGAGCTGATTGATATTTGTGAGATTGATAAAATGGTTATAGAT GTCAGTAAAAAgtattttccagatttggctATTGGCTTTGAGGATCCTCGTGTCAATCTTCATGTTGGTGATG CTGTTGAATTTCTGAAGAACACACCTGAAGGGAAGTATGATGCTATCATAGTTGATTCATCAGATCCTGTAG GTCCTGCAATAGAGCTTGTTGAAGGACCATTCTTTGCAAAGATAGCCAGGGCATTAAGGCCTGGCGGTGTACTTTGCAACATGGCAGAGAGCATGTGGCTTCATACTCATCTTATTCAGGATATGATCTCAATTTGCCGTGAAACATTTAGTTCTGTTCATTATGCATGGGCCAGTGTTCCTACATATCCTAG TGGCGTTATTGGGTTTCTTCTGTGCTCAACTGAGGGACCATTTGTTGATTTTAAGCACCCTGTTAATCCTATTGAGAAGTTGGAGGGCGCTCTTCAGCCTCAGCGGGAACTCAAGTTTTACAATTCTGAG ATGCATGAAGCTGCTTTTGCATTGCCATGCTTTTTAAGGAGGGAGGTGAGCGGTCTCCGTGATAGCCCACGTTCCGCAGGGAGTGGAGTCGAGATTTAA
- the LOC107012856 gene encoding protein phosphatase 2C 51-like, producing the protein MIDNVKGMPPANEKGCRLTALIDSGGLAEVDLTEKEQNSTRRRRLDGRLLKSTTELPENFNVFADDYRHCKKKKSTVTDTDDHQVQLALSSEVKKVRESLVTCCSHGSISLIGRRREMEDAVAIYPCFFSEGGGGSSRRYDYFGVYDGHGGSRVANVCRDFLHRLVIQQVSEGEDYDGKSINWERVMTESFRKMDEKVNKEGAEMATIGSTAVVAVVGVEEFVVANCGDSRAVLSRAGVAVPLSIDHKPDRPDELDRIENSGGKVINWNGQRVLGVLATSRSIGDMYLKPYVIPDPEVIVSKRSDEDEFLILASDGLWDVIPNDVACDVTRRSLNGQTFRRCDQQTKSYKRDEGVKESLAARAASFLAELAIARGSRDNISVIVVDLNTSVRSSIDS; encoded by the exons ATGATTGATAACGTTAAAGGTATGCCGCCGGCAAACGAGAAAGGTTGCCGGTTAACGGCGTTGATAGATTCCGGTGGATTAGCAGAAGTAGATCTGACTGAGAAGGAGCAAAATTCTACTCGCCGTAGGCGATTGGATGGACGTTTGTTGAAATCGACGACTGAGCTACCGgaaaatttcaatgtcttcgCCGATGATTACAGGCattgtaagaagaaaaaaagtactGTAACTGATACTGATGATCATCAAGTTCAACTAGCGTTATCTAGTGAAGTGAAAAAAGTAAGGGAGAGCTTGGTGACGTGCTGTTCACATGGATCGATATCGTTGATCGGCCGGAGAAGGGAAATGGAAGATGCGGTGGCGATTTATCCGTGTTTTTTCAGTGAAGGCGGCGGCGGCAGCAGCAGGAGGTATGATTATTTTGGTGTTTACGACGGGCATGGAGGGTCACGTGTAGCGAACGTGTGCCGTGACTTTTTGCACCGTTTAGTGATACAGCAAGTTTCGGAAGGAGAAGATTATGATGGGAAGAGTATTAATTGGGAGAGAGTTATGACGGAGAGTTTCCGTAAAATGGACGAAAAGGTGAACAAGGAAGGGGCGGAGATGGCGACGATAGGATCAACGGCGGTGGTAGCGGTGGTGGGAGTGGAGGAATTTGTTGTTGCGAATTGTGGAGATTCAAGAGCTGTGCTTTCACGTGCTGGAGTTGCCGTACCTTTGTCTATTGATCATAAG CCTGACAGACCTGATGAGCTGGATAGAATTGAAAATTCAGGTGGGAAAGTCATAAATTGGAATGGACAAAGAGTCTTAGGAGTTCTTGCTACTTCAAGATCGATAG GTGATATGTACCTCAAACCGTACGTGATACCAGATCCTGAAGTGATAGTTAGCAAAAGAAGTGATGAAGATGAGTTCTTAATACTCGCGAGTGATGGTCTATGGGATGTCATTCCAAATGATGTTGCGTGTGACGTTACAAGAAGAAGCTTGAATGGTCAGACATTCAGAAGGTGCGACCAACAAACCAAATCCTATAAGAGAGATGAAGGCGTCAAAGAAAGTCTCGCAGCACGCGCAGCTTCCTTCCTCGCAGAGTTAGCAATTGCTCGGGGTAGTAGGGATAACATCAGTGTAATTGTCGTCGATTTGAATACATCTGTACGTTCATCCATTGATAGTTAA
- the LOC107012408 gene encoding rust resistance kinase Lr10 produces the protein MKWLLHSVFADNMFVRISVVVLLVFCTITSEAQNSSVCSSSCGDIHNINFPFRLKSDPGNCGDSRFELDCQNNRTVITFDSRKYNVLEINYDEFLIRAIDPGLEQKNSNCTSSPNYHTTSYPFSSTFDFGISIIPIIYVNCSATANSSRYVETTFCGSQSQSHTYVAIGEGMLISDLVASCRVEMVGWVSARGLSGDNTSLSSIEDALSYGFELSWKRTFLCRECEASQGNCFAEGDGYTCSHRCYDDTGFDLPLPCSIHYYGVLTIMYGGISIVSILGLRLLFGLVFLTALIVYKLRRRHLSMYQSIEDFLQVQSNLLPIKYSYSEIKNMTNKFKEKLGEGAYGTVFKGKLRSGPFVAVKMMHQSMASGGEFISEVSTIGRIHHVNIVQLVGFCVEGSKRALVYEFMLNGSLDKYISPQEKTVSLSYKQMFDISLGVASGIDYLHRGCDMQILHFDIKPHNILLDENFNPKISDFGLAKLYSSDDSIVSLTAARGTMGYMAPELFYKNIGGVSYKADVYSYGMLLMEMAGRRKNMNPFEDHLSQIYFPTWIYDQFNEGNDIEIQDASEEDRRLVKKMMIVALWCIQMKPADRPAMNKVVEMLEGDVGLLQMPPRPFIAPRDQIAGDSVETIGVSSDV, from the exons TCTGTTGTTGTATTACTTGTATTTTGCACAATAACATCCGAAGCCCAAAACAGTAGTGTGTGTTCTTCTTCTTGTGGTGATATTCATAACATCAACTTCCCTTTTCGATTGAAATCTGATCCTGGAAATTGTGGAGATTCAAGATTCGAGCTTGATTGCCAGAACAACCGTACAGTCATTACTTTTGATTCGAGAAAATACAACGTACTCGAAATCAACTATGATGAGTTCTTGATCAGAGCAATTGACCCTGGTTTGGAGCAGAAAAACAGTAACTGTACTTCTTCTCCCAATTATCACACCACAAGTTATCCTTTCTCCTCAACTTTTGACTTTGGCATATCAATCATTCCCATTATCTATGTCAATTGTTCGGCCACTGCGAATTCTTCTCGATATGTTGAGACTACTTTCTGTGGATCACAGAGCCAGAGCCATACCTATGTCGCCATAGGAGAGGGCATGTTGATTTCGGATTTGGTTGCGAGTTGCAGAGTGGAAATGGTGGGCTGGGTTTCGGCTCGTGGCCTTTCGGGGGATAATACTTCTCTTTCGAGCATTGAAGATGCCCTGAGTTATGGATTTGAACTTTCTTGGAAACGCACCTTCTTGTGCAGAGAATGTGAAGCGAGTCAAGGCAACTGTTTTGCTGAAGGTGACGGTTATACTTGCAGCCACCGCTGCTACGATGACACGGGGTTTGATCTTCCCCTCCCTT GTAGCATCCACTACTATGGCG TTCTTACTATAATGTACGGTGGAATAAGTATAG TCTCAATTCTAGGGTTACGACTTCTCTTTGGATTGGTTTTCCTGACTGCATTAATAGTGTATAAATTGAGAAGGCGACACTTATCTATGTATCAATCAATTGAAGACTTCCTGCAAGTCCAGAGCAACCTCTTGCCGATTAAATACTCCTACTCTGAGATTAAAAATATGACTAACAAGTTCAAGGAGAAACTAGGCGAAGGAGCGTATGGAACTGTCTTTAAAGGAAAGCTGCGTAGTGGTCCTTTTGTTGCAGTGAAGATGATGCACCAATCTATGGCGAGTGGGGGAGAATTTATCAGTGAAGTTTCCACAATTGGAAGAATACACCATGTTAACATCGTGCAGCTCGTTGGATTCTGCGTAGAGGGATCAAAACGTGCTTTGGTTTATGAGTTCATGCTCAATGGTTCTTTGGACAAGTACATATCTCCGCAAGAAAAAACTGTTTCCTTGAGTTACAAGCAAATGTTCGACATATCTCTTGGAGTGGCCTCTGGCATAGACTACCTACATCGGGGCTGCGATATGCAGATCTTACATTTTGATATTAAGCCTCACAACATTCTTCTTGATGAAAATTTCAATCCCAAAATATCTGACTTTGGGCTTGCGAAACTGTACTCCTCAGATGATAGTATTGTGAGTCTAACTGCAGCTAGAGGGACTATGGGCTACATGGCTCCGGAGctgttttataaaaatattggagGAGTGTCATACAAAGCAGATGTGTATAGCTATGGCATGTTATTGATGGAAATGGCAGGCAGAAGGAAGAACATGAACCCATTTGAGGACCATTTAAGCCAAATTTACTTTCCTACCTGGATTTACGACCAGTTTAATGAAGGAAATGATATAGAGATACAGGATGCAAGCGAGGAAGACCGGAGACTTGTCAAGAAGATGATGATTGTGGCTTTGTGGTGCATACAAATGAAGCCTGCTGATCGCCCTGCCATGAACAAAGTAGTTGAAATGCTTGAAGGAGATGTTGGACTCCTACAGATGCCCCCAAGACCTTTTATAGCTCCTCGTGATCAGATTGCTGGAGATAGCGTTGAAACAATAGGAGTTTCGAGTGATGTATAG